One window from the genome of Deinococcus roseus encodes:
- a CDS encoding GNAT family N-acetyltransferase, which yields MTSIAPVAPLFVDQDFAARLEQFNTQVAAAYVMGLQRLSPESEAQILPVGAGMALLMGRDHPINRISGAEFSGGTAHEWQQAEDLYRSCGLSPAVSFSSLGKPEVLHDLMERQYRVASLSGKFVLPIRAFRPEPLAGFRVERVTDRETWVQAVHLAWEMQCTEASALFNVVSLERPGTTCLVVHQGDQVAAVACVQVLDGLAFLNGDATVPAFRRQGLHQLLLQTRLALAAEQGAEFALLVADAGSASARHVQAQGFHLAYTQLNLQQA from the coding sequence ATGACCTCCATTGCCCCAGTGGCCCCTTTGTTTGTGGATCAGGATTTTGCAGCAAGGCTTGAGCAGTTCAACACCCAGGTGGCCGCTGCGTATGTGATGGGATTGCAGAGGCTCAGTCCTGAATCTGAAGCGCAGATCCTGCCTGTGGGAGCGGGGATGGCCCTTTTGATGGGCAGGGACCACCCCATCAACCGCATTTCCGGGGCTGAATTTTCCGGGGGGACGGCCCATGAGTGGCAGCAGGCCGAAGACCTGTACCGTTCCTGTGGCCTCAGTCCTGCTGTTTCTTTTTCTTCTCTGGGAAAGCCAGAGGTGCTGCATGACCTGATGGAACGCCAGTACCGGGTGGCTTCGTTGTCTGGAAAATTTGTGCTGCCGATCCGTGCTTTCAGACCAGAGCCGCTGGCGGGTTTTAGGGTGGAACGGGTGACGGACCGGGAAACCTGGGTGCAGGCGGTGCATCTGGCCTGGGAAATGCAGTGCACGGAAGCTTCGGCACTGTTCAATGTGGTTTCCCTGGAGCGTCCTGGCACCACCTGCCTGGTGGTGCACCAGGGGGATCAAGTGGCTGCGGTGGCCTGTGTGCAGGTGCTTGACGGACTGGCTTTTCTGAATGGAGATGCCACGGTGCCTGCTTTCCGCAGGCAGGGGTTGCACCAGTTGCTGTTGCAGACCCGACTGGCCCTGGCTGCAGAGCAGGGAGCGGAATTTGCTTTGCTGGTGGCGGATGCAGGTTCTGCTTCGGCCCGCCATGTGCAGGCACAGGGGTTTCATCTGGCGTACACCCAGCTCAACCTGCAGCAGGCATGA